A genomic stretch from Lathyrus oleraceus cultivar Zhongwan6 chromosome 2, CAAS_Psat_ZW6_1.0, whole genome shotgun sequence includes:
- the LOC127122728 gene encoding uncharacterized protein LOC127122728, with the protein MSSPPSPRTTALIVQIAAMCDNFERLLREQGEQLQQRIDELERRPQNSNDGSGDEEERRLQVASIEFKEYALVWWDQLTKDRRRYAERQIDTWEEMKRIMRRRIVPSYYHRELHNKLQRLTQGSKSVEEYFKEMEVLKIRANVEEDDEATMARFLHGLNHDISDIVELHHYVEMDELVHQAIKGEQQLKRKSQARRNSTIFNSQSWKDKTKKEGASSSKEATVENKGKTITSSSSSVSTNKSVKCFKCQGQGHIASQCPTKRTMLMEENEEIVEEEDGDYDEEFEEEILSGDLLMVRRMLGSQIKEEDTGQRENLFHTRCFVQGKVCSLIIDGGSCTNVASTLLVSKLKLEIKPHPKPYKLQWLNESVEMLVNKQVEICFKIGKYEDVVLCDVVPMEASHLLLGRPWQFDRKANHDGYSNKYSFMYHYQKINLVPLNPSESLLQEFKELFLKEVPSGLPPIRGIEHHIDLNPGASLPNRPAYRSNPQQTQEIQRQVAELISKGWVRESLSPCVVPIILVPKKDGSWRMCTDCRAINNITIKYKHPIPRLDDLLDELFGACLFSKIDLKNGYHQIRIREGDEWKTAFKTKFGFIVSSKGVHVDEEKVKAIREWPPPKNVSEEGHPLAYFSEKLKGVALNYSTYDKELYSLVRALQTWQHYLLPKEFVIHSDHESLKHLKGQGKLNKMHAKWVEFLEQFPYVIKHKKGKSNVVADALSRRHVLLSTLETKVFGLEHIKDLYKSDLEFSSKFLACEHTAFNGYFRHNGYLFKEKNYVCLKVPLENYL; encoded by the exons ATGTCTAGTCCACCTTCACCTAGAACAACAGCTTTAATTGTTCAGATCGCAGCCATGTGTGACAATTttgaaagattgttaagagaaCAAGGTGAACAACTTCAACAAAGAATTGATGAGTTGGAAAGGAGGCCCCAAAATTCTAATGATGGTAGTGGTGATGAGGAGGAAAGAAGAC TGCAGGTTGCTTCTATTGAGTTCAAGGAGTATGCCTTAGTTTGGTGGGATCAATTGACCAAAGATAGAAGGAGGTATGCAGAACGACAAATTGATACATGGGAAGAGATGAAAAGAATCATGAGGAGAAGGATTGTTCCTTCCTATTATCATAGGGAATTGCACAACAAATTGCAAAGACTCACTCAAGGTTCTAAAAGTGTTGAAGAATATTTCAAGGAGATGGAAGTTCTCAAAATTAGAGCTAATGTAGAGGAGGACGATGAAGCAACTATGGCTAGGTTTCTCCATGGTCTAAATCATGACATTAGTGACATAGTGGAACTTCATCACTATGTTGAAATGGATGAATTGGTACACCAAGCTATCAAAGGGGAACAACAACTCAAAAGAAAGAGCCAAGCAAGGAGAAATTCCACCATTTTCAATTCTCAAAGTTGGAAGGACAAAACAAAGAAGGAGGGTGCTTCATCATCTAAGGAAGCCACGGTTGAAAACAAAGGTAAAACTATTACATCTTCTTCTTCAAGTGTTTCAACTAACAAAAGTGTTAAGTGTTTCAAGTGTCAAGGCCAAGGACATATTGCATCTCAATGTCCAACAAAGAGAACTATGCTTatggaagaaaatgaagaaattGTTGAAGAGGAGGATGGTGATTATGATGAGGAGTTTGAAGAAGAAATACTTAGTGGAGATTTACTCATGGTGAGAAGAATGTTGGGAAGCCAAATAAAGGAGGAGGATACAGGTCAAAGAGAAAACCTTTTTCATACAAGATGCTTTGTGCAAGGAAAGGTTTGTTCTTTAATAATTGATGGAGGAAGTTGTACAAATGTTGCAAGCACGCTTCTGGTTTCTAAACTAAAATTGGAAATAAAACCTCACCCTAAGCCTTACAAACTCCAGTGGCTTAATGAAAGTGTAGAAATGCTTGTTAATAAACAAGTTGAGATTTGTTttaaaattggaaaatatgaGGATGTAGTGTTGTGTGATGTAGTACCAATGGAAGCTAGTCATTTGTTATTAGGTAGGCCTTGGCAATTTGATAGAAAAGCCAATCATGATGGGTACTCCAATAAGTACTCTTTTATGTATCATTATCAAAAGATCAATCTTGTACCCTTAAATCCTAGTGAG TCTCTTTTGCAAGAATTTAAAGAATTGTTTCTGAAAGAGGTGCCAAGTGGTTTACCACCTATAAGAGGAATTGAACATCATATTGATCTCAATCCAGGAGCATCTTTGCCTAATAGGCCAGCATATAGAAGCAATCCACAACAAACTCAAGAGATACAAAGGCAAGTTGCTGAATTGATAAGTAAAGGATGGGTAAGAGAAAGTTTAAGTCCTTGTGTTGTCCCTATTATTCTAGTCCCTAAAAAGGATGGTAGTTGGAGGATGTGCACTGATTGTAGGGCCATTAACAATATTACCATTAAATATAAGCATCCTATTCCTAGACTAGATGATTTGCTTGATGAATTGTTTGGTGCATGCTTATTttctaaaattgatttgaaaaatGGATATCACCAAATTAGAATaagggaaggggatgaatggaAAACTgcttttaaaacaaaatttg GTTTCATTGTGAGCTCTAAAGGAGTCCACGTTGATGAGGAAAAGGTGAAAGCCATTCGAGAGTGGCCTCCTCCCAAAAATGTAAGTGAG GAAGGTCATCCACTTGCTTATTTTAGTGAAAAGCTAAAAGGGGTTGCCCTTAATTATTCTACATATGATAAGGAATTGTATTCCTTGGTGAGAGCTCTACAAACTTGGCAACATTACTTGCTGCCCAAAGAGTTTGTCATTCATAGTGATCACGAATCCTTGAAACATTTGAAGGGACAAGGTAAGTTGAATAAGATGCATGCCAAGTGGGTTGAGTTTCTTGAACAATTTCCTTATGTAATCAAGCATAAGAAAGGTAAATCTAATGTTGTGGCAGATGCACTCTCAAGAAGACATGTCTTGCTTTCTACTCTTGAAACAAAAGTTTTTGGTCTTGAGCATATTAAAGATTTGTATAAAAGTGACCTTgaattttcttcaaaatttttAGCTTGTGAGCATACTGCCTTCAATGGGTATTTTAGGCATAATGGCTATCTATTTAAAGAAAAAAACTATGTGTGCCTAAAGGTTCCATTAGAGAATTACTTGTAA